Sequence from the Microbacterium dextranolyticum genome:
TCAACGATCGCGAGCATGTTCGCGCCGAAGTTCTCCTGCAGCTGCGTGTGCTTGTACAGGTTGTTCAGCACGACCTTCGCAACGGCGTCGCGCTTGAGGACGATGACCAGGCGCTGGCCCGTGCGATCGCTGGTCTCGTCGCGGATGTCGGCGATGCCGCTCAGCTTGCCGTCACGCGCGAGGTCGCGGATCTTCGCGGCCACGTTGTCGGGGTTCACCTGGTACGGCAGTTCGGTGACGACGAGGCACGTGCGGTTGTGGATCTCCTCCACGTTCACGACAGCGCGCATCGTGATCGAGCCGCGGCCGGTGCGCTGCGCCTCGCGGATGCCTTTCGTGCCGAGGATCTGCGCGCCGGTCGGGAAGTCGGGACCGTGCACACGCGCCATGAGCGCTTCGAGCAGCTCGTCGCGCGTGGCATCCGGGTTCTCAAGCGCCCACAGCGCACCCTCGGCGACCTCGCGCATGTTGTGCGGCGGGATGTTGGTCGCCATGCCGACCGCGATGCCGACCGAGCCGTTGACGAGCAGGTTCGGGAACCGCGCCGGCAGCACCGACGGCTCCTGCGTCTTGCCGTCGTAGTTCGGTTCGAAGTCGACGGTGTCTTCCTCGATGTCGCGGACCATCTCCATGGCCAGCTGCGACATCTTCGTCTCGGTGTACCGGGAGGCCGCGGCGCCCATGTTGCCGGGTGTGCCGAAGTTGCCCTGACCGTCGGCGAGCGGATACCGCAGCGACCACGGCTGCACGAGACGCACGAGGGCGTCGTAGATCGCACTGTCGCCGTGGGGGTGGAACTGACCCATGACGTCGCCGACGATGCGTGCGCACTTGTTGAAGCCCTTGTCGGGGCGGTAGCCCCCGTCGTACATGCCGTAGATCACGCGGCGGTGCACCGGCTTCAGGCCGTCGCGGACGTCCGGCAGCGCGCGACCGACGATGACGCTCATGGCGTAGTCGAGGTAGCTGCGCTGCATCTCGACCTGCAGGTCGACCTGGTCGATGTTGCCGTGGTTGTAGTGCGCGGTCGGGTCGGGGCGTTCTTCGTCAGTCATCTGCGTGCTTTCGTCTCATCGTCCGGGCTCCGGGATGCTCGGTCTCGGACAACAACGGGGACCCCGCCGCTTCGCGGCACCCCGATTGTCCGAGACCGAGCATCCCTCCGCCCTTCTTTGCGTCGTCTGTCGTGAGCCCCGACCCCGCTGTGTGCAGGGGTGGGGCGGGGAGGTCAGATGTCCAGGAAGCGGACGTCCTTGGCATTGCGCTGGATGAAGCCACGGCGCGATTCGACGTCCTCGCCCATCAGCACCGAGAAGATCTCGTCGGCCGAGGCGGCGTCGTCGATCGTCACCTGGCGGAGGGTTCGGGTGTCGGGGTCCATCGTGGTCTCCCACAGCTCCTTGGCGTTCATCTCGCCGAGACCCTTGTAGCGCTGCACCCCGTTGTCCTTGGGGATGCGCTTGCCGTCGGCGACACCCGCCTCGAGCAGCGCGTCGCGCTCACGGTCGCTGTAGACGTACTCGTGCGGCGAGTTCGACCATTTCAGGCGGTACAGCGGCGGCATGGCGAGGTAGACGTAGCCCGCCTCGATGAGCCCGCGCATGTAGCGGAACAGCAGGGTGAGGAGCAGCGTCGTGATGTGCTGGCCGTCGACATCGGCATCCGCCATCAGCACGATCTTGTGATACCGCGCCTTGGTGACATCGAAGTCCTCGCCGATGCCCGTACCGAACGCCGAGATCATCGCCTGGATCTCCGCGTTGCCGAGTGCGCGATCGAGTCGCGCCTTCTCGACGTTCAGGATCTTGCCCCGTAGCGACAGGATCGCCTGACGCTCCGGGTCGCGACCCGAGACGGCCGAACCGCCGGCCGAGTCGCCCTCGACGAGGAAGATCTCCGAGATCGACGGATCCTTGCTCGTGCAGTCCTTGAGCTTCTCGGGCATCGAGAACGATTCGAACACGCTCTTGCGGCGTGCGGTCTCGCGCGCCTTGCGAGCCGCGAGACGGGCGGTCGCGGCGTCGATCGCCTTCGTGATGACGCGCTTGGCCTGGGCAGGGTTCCGATCGAGCCAATCGGTGAGCTGGTCGCCGACGATCTTCTGCACGAACGCCTTGGCCTCGGTGTTGCCGAGCTTCGTCTTGGTCTGCCCCTCGAACTGCGGCTCGGACAGCTTTACGGAGATGACGGCGGTGAGCCCCTCGCGGATGTCCTCACCGGTGAGGTTGTCGTCCTTCTCCTTCAGCAGGTTGTTCGCGCGCGCGTACTTGTTGATCAGCGTCGTCAGCGCCGCGCGGAACCCCTCTTCGTGCGTGCCGCCTTCGTGCGTGTTGATCGTGTTGGCGAAGGTGAACACGTTCTCGGTGTAGCTCGTCGTCCACTGCATCGCGAGCTCGAGCGAGATGTGCCGCTCGGTGTCCTCCGACTCGACCTCGATGATCTCGTCGTTGACGACCTCGGCCTTGCGGATCTTGTTGAGGTACTCCACGTAGTCGACGAGGCCGCGCTCGTAGTGGAAGTCATCGAACGGCTGCTTCTCGACCGACTGCCCGTCCTCGGTGTCGATGACGTACGCGGATGCCGGGCGCAGATCGCTCAGCGTGATGCGCAGGCCCTTGTTGAGGAACGCCGTCTGCTGGAAGCGGGTGCGCAGCGTGTCGTAGTCGAACTCGACGGTCTCGAAGATCGTCGAGTCGGGCCAGAACGTGATCGTGGTGCCGGTCTCGTCGGTGGCCTCGTCCTGGCTGAGCGGGGCCTGCGGAGCGCCGCCATCGCGGTACTCCTGCCGCCACACGTGGCCCTGACGACGAACCTCGACGTCGAGACGAGTGGAGAGGGCGTTCACGACCGACGAGCCGACGCCGTGCAGGCCGCCCGAGACCGCATATCCGCCGCCGCCGAACTTTCCGCCGGCGTGCAGCACCGTGAGGACGACCTCGACGGTCGACTTGCCTTCGGCCTTGTGCAGGTCGACCGGGATGCCGCGGCCGTTGTCGACGACACGGACCGCGCCGTCTTCGAGGATCGTGACCGTGATCGTGTCGCAGTAGCCGGCAAGGGCCTCGTCGACGGAGTTGTCGACGATCTCGTAGACGAGATGGTGCAGGCCGCGCTCACCGGTGGAACCGATGTACATGCCGGGTCGCTTGCGGACGGCTTCGAGGCCTTCGAGCACCTGAATGGCGTCGGCCCCGTACTCGTTCTCGACCTTGTTCGACGGGTGCGAGCGTTCGGCTTCGCTGTCCTCGGGAACGCTTTCGGGGGTATCGGACGTCATAGGTTTCGAGCGCTCCCAAGTATCGGACAGAAGACGCCCCAGTCTATCGCTTTTCCCTGGTGTCCGAGCCGATTTCGGCCCTGTGGCGCCGTAGAAAAGCCCCGGATGCCGTTGGACGTGCCTCAGCCGTAGGTATCGCGAGGACCCCGCCCTGGAACGGCTCTGGGGCCCCATTTCCAGGAGGGGACGTCGGGGCCGACGAATCGCACGTTCTGTACGCCCGCGTCGGGGAACCTCCGCATCAGCTGGGTGACGATCTCCGCGCGCATGAGCTGCAGGTTCTTCGCCCACGCCGTGGAGTCGCACTGCACCGTGAGCAGACCGTCGGCGAGGGCGACGGGGTGAGCGTGCCGTGCCGTCTCGGCACCGGTGACCTGTTCCCACTGCAAGACGAGGTCTTCCCGGGCGAGCTGCGAGTCCCAGCCGGACTGCCGGGTGAGGTCGGCCAGCACGTCGCCGACGCCCTTCGGATCCCGCCCGGGCGCGAAGGGCATCTTGTCGTCGTCCTGAGCGGCCACGCGCTTGCGTCGCCGCGCCGCGCGCGGCGACGGCTCGAGGCCGCGCAGCCGCAGGTAGGTGGCCACGGTTTCGGGAACGTCGTCCGTCACGATCCGCTCCCTTCCTTCGTCGTCTGTGCCTGATCGGTCCGTACGTCGGCGGTGCTCGTCGCGTCATCCACCGCGACCGCGAGCCGCGTGTCCGGCGCGGCCGGGCTGTCGACGATCGTCCCGGCAACGACCCGGACCGTCCGCGCGCGCAGCGATGCCGGAACGTCCTCTTCGACCGCCGCCGTGACGACGACCTGCTCGAACCCTTCGACGAGAGCGGCCAGCCGCGAGCGACGATTGGCATCGAGCTCGGCGAACACGTCGTCGAGGATCAGCACCGGGTCCCCCAACTGCGACTGCGCGCGCAGCAGCTGCGCCGAGGCGAGCCGGAGAGCGAGCGCGACCGACCACGATTCGCCGTGCGACGCGTACCCCTTGACCGGAAGGTCGCGCACCCGCAGCAGCAGATCGTCGCGATGCGGACCGACGAGCGTCACTCCCCGATCGAGCTCCGCGCTCCGGCGGGCCGCCAGAGCCTGACGGAATCGACGCTGCACGTCCGTGGTGGTGGGGGCGTCGGACGACGCGGATGCCGCGGCATCCGTTCCGCCGTCCGCCTCGTCGTCATCGGGGTCGGCTCCATCGATGGACAGCAGCCATTCGAGCCGAGGCCGGTGGTCCGCTCCGGCGATGGCGGTGTACGCGTCGGCGACCGGCCCCGCCAGGTCGTCCGCGAGGGCGCGACGGGCGCGGATCACCTCGGTGCCCAACTGCACGAGCTTGTCGTCCCACACCTCGAGCGTCGAGAGCGAGTCGCCGCGGATGCCGCGTGCCCGCGCCGACTTCAGCAGGGCGGTGCGCTGCTTGAGCACCCGGTCGTAGTCGCCCAGCACGCCGGCCATGCGCGGTGCCCGCTGGATCAGCAGTTGATCCGCGAACCGCCGCCGCGCAGAGGGATCGGCGCGGACGATCTGCAGGTCTTCGGGGGCGAAGAGCACGACCTGGGCGTATCGAGGCAGCTCTGCGGTGCGGACCGCGGCGCCGTTCACGCGCGCTTTGTTGCTGCCGGTGCGGTTCACCTGCGCCTCGAGAAGCACCCGGCGCTCCCCGTAGGCGAGACGCATGCGCACGATCGCCGCATCCGCGCCGTCGCGGACCATCGGGGCATCCTGCGACACCCGATGCGACCCGAGGGTCGCGAAGAAGCCGATGGCCTCGGCGAGATTGGTCTTTCCCTGACCGTTCCGGCCGACGAAGACGTTCGCGCCGGATGCCAGAGTCACATCGGCGACCGCGTAGTTGCGGAAGTCGACGAGACTCAGCTGCTCCACGATCACCCGATCAGCCTAGTTCGGGCACCCGACCCGAGCCGTGGCGCCGTCCCATCCGAGCCCTCCCGCGCGAGAAACCACATTCGTCGCGAGAAATCTCGCCCGCGCGTGTTTCTCGCGACGGTGATGCTTTCTCGACCGTGACGACACACCGTCCAGGTCACGGCGGCTCGAGACGCGGCGGCGCGTGACCGCGCGCGGCGCTCAGCGCAGCAGCAGATTCGGCTGCAGCAGGTATTTGAAGCTCTCGGGCGTGCCCGAGGTCTGCGGCGTGATCAGCACGGGGCTGAGCTTGTTCGCGTTGTCGCTCGAGGTGAACGTGATCCGGGCGAACTCGCTCTTGACCGCACTCAGCGCCTCGAGGAGGTACTGCGGATTCAGGCCGAGAGTGACATCGTCGCCGGTGAGGGTCGCGTCGACGGCTTCGGTCGCACGCGCTTGCTCGGTACCGGAGGCATCCATCGACACACCGTCCTGCGTGAACGTGAACCGCAGGGGCGCCGAGCGATCCAGGACGAGGGCGACACGGCGCACCGCCTCGGTGAGATCGGCGGTGCCGACGACGGCGTAGTGGTCGGTCTGTTCGGGGAACAGTCGTCGCACTGGCGGGAAATTGCCCTTGATCAGGAGCGATGTCACCGTCTTGTTGCCCGACGTGAACGCGATGATCTCGCGATCGCCCGAGCCCGAGAAGGAGATCTGGATGTCGCCGGTGTGGGCGAACGTCTTGCCCACCTCGGTGAGTGTGCGCGCCGGAACGAGTGCCGTGGTGGACTCGTCGCTCGCGACCGTTCCGCCGTCGAATTTCACGTCGCGCAGCGCGACACGGTAGCGGTCGGTCGCGACGAGGCTGAGCTGCGTCCCGGCCACTTCGAGCTGCACACCGGTGAGCACGGGGGTCACGTCGTCACGCGAGGCGGCGAAGGCGACCTGCGAGATCGCGGTCGCGAACTCTTCGGCCGGAACGAGACCGGACTCGCCGGAGACCTCCGGGATCGCGGGATATTCCTGCACCGGCATGGACGCGAGGGTGAATCGGGCCGAGCCACAGGTCAGCACGATGCCGTCGTCCTCGCCGACCTCGATCTGGATCGGGGCGTTGGGAAGACGGCTCGCGATCTCGGACAGCAGTCGCCCGTGGACGAGGATCGTCCCGGGGGCATCGACGGTCGCCTCGATGGTCGTCCGGGCGGATGCCTCGTAGTCGAATGCGGCGAGCGACAGTCCGTCGTCGGATGCCTCGATCAGCACACCGGCCAGGATCGGCTGGGGGTTGCGCTGTGGCAGGAGCTTGACGACGAACGACACGGCCTCGCTGAACACATCGCGATTCACGTGGAACTTCACTGGCGCTCCCTTGACGGCGAGTAGGGCCCTCCCATGCTAGTGCCCTGTCTTGTCATTCTCTGCGCCGCTCTCGTTGCAACAGCGCCGGAGCAGGCCATCGCTCCCCGAATCGCACGAGGTGATCGAACGGGCTTCATCAAGGGAGTTCTCTGTCATGGTGTTAACGCCTGTGGAAACTGTGGATAAGTCGCGCGATCCCTGTCGTCGAGCCGGAACCACACGCGTGTAACTTGTGAACGCGTTGCGGATGCCTGTGTTCTCGGGGGTCCAGGCGGGTTCGACCGCGGTGCGAGTCATCCACAGGGTTCGTCTCGTTGCCCACAATCTTCCGATCCTGGCGACGAGTTATCCACAGGCTGTCCACACTGTGTAGAACGCGCATGATGAGGCACTCGGTCTCACAGTGTCAAATCTCGAGTGCCTTCGGGGCGCGCACGGGCGTGTCGCGATGCCTCCGCGAGCGCCCCGGCATCCGCGAAAGTCGGTCAGCGGCTGACGCGACCGAGCTGCGTCGTGATCTCCGACACCTGGTTGTAGATCGAGCGCCGCTCCTTCATGAGCTGCGCGATCTTCTTGCAGGCGTACATCACCGTCGTGTGGTCGCGGTTCCCGAAGAGCTGGCCGATCTTCGGCAGCGAGAGGTTGGTGCGCTCGCGGCACAGGTACATCGCGATCTGCCGGGCTGTGGCGACCGACTGGGACCGGCTCGAGCCGTAGAGGTCGTCGACCGAGAGGCGGAAGTACTGCGCCGTGGCCGCGATGATGTCGGTCGGCATGATGACATTCGCGTCGTCGGTGTCGACGATGTCGCGCAACACCGTCTGCGCGAGCGAGATGTCGAGGGTCGATCGGTTGAGGCTGGCGAAGGCCGAGACCCGGATCAGAGCGCCCTCGAGCTCGCGGATGTTGCTCGAGACCTTCGTCGCGATGTACTCCAGCACCTCATCGGGCACCATCAGGCGCTCCGACTGGGCCTTCTTGCGGAGAATGGCGATACGCGTCTCGAGGTCGGGTGCCTGGACGTCGGTGATGAGTCCCCATTCGAACCGGCTGCGCATGCGGTCCTCGAAACCGGTGAGGTGCCGAGGGGGGACGTCGCTGGTGATCACCACCTGCTTGTCGTGATCATGCAGGGTGTTGAACGTGTGGAAGAACGCTTCCTGCGTCTCGGCCTTGCCCTGCAGGAACTGGATGTCGTCGATCATCAGGATGTCGACGTCGCGATAGCGCGCCTGGAAGGCGGAGCCGCGGTTGTTGGCGATCGAGTTGATGAAGTCGTTGGTGAACTCTTCGCTCGAGACGTATCGCACGCGGATGCCCGAGTACAGGCTCAGGGCGTAGTCGCCGATCGCGTGGAGCAGATGGGTCTTGCCCAGTCCGGAGTCGCCGTAGATGAACAGCGGGTTGTAGGCCTTCGCGGGAGCCTCGGCGACGGCGACGGCGGCGGCGTGGGCGAAACGGTTGGACTGTCCGATGACGAAGTTGTCGAAGCTGTACTTGGGGTTGAGGCGCGTGTCGCTGCGCGAAGGTCCTGCGCCGGCATCCCCGTCATCGACGACCGGACGCGGCACGGTCGCCGGCGGAAGCGGCGAGCCGGCGGCGACGGGACCGGGCTGGATCGGGATCGGAGCGGTGAAATGCGCGTCGACGAGCTCGGGGTTCACGACGACGCGGAACGTGGATGCCGATGGCTCAGCATCGACGTGGGCGAGCGCCTCCATGATGGGGGCCCTCAGGCGCTTGTTCAGCTGAGCGGCCGTCAGGTCGTTGGGAACATCGAGGTAGAGGGTTCCCCCCATGACGCCCTGGGCGACG
This genomic interval carries:
- the gyrB gene encoding DNA topoisomerase (ATP-hydrolyzing) subunit B; protein product: MTSDTPESVPEDSEAERSHPSNKVENEYGADAIQVLEGLEAVRKRPGMYIGSTGERGLHHLVYEIVDNSVDEALAGYCDTITVTILEDGAVRVVDNGRGIPVDLHKAEGKSTVEVVLTVLHAGGKFGGGGYAVSGGLHGVGSSVVNALSTRLDVEVRRQGHVWRQEYRDGGAPQAPLSQDEATDETGTTITFWPDSTIFETVEFDYDTLRTRFQQTAFLNKGLRITLSDLRPASAYVIDTEDGQSVEKQPFDDFHYERGLVDYVEYLNKIRKAEVVNDEIIEVESEDTERHISLELAMQWTTSYTENVFTFANTINTHEGGTHEEGFRAALTTLINKYARANNLLKEKDDNLTGEDIREGLTAVISVKLSEPQFEGQTKTKLGNTEAKAFVQKIVGDQLTDWLDRNPAQAKRVITKAIDAATARLAARKARETARRKSVFESFSMPEKLKDCTSKDPSISEIFLVEGDSAGGSAVSGRDPERQAILSLRGKILNVEKARLDRALGNAEIQAMISAFGTGIGEDFDVTKARYHKIVLMADADVDGQHITTLLLTLLFRYMRGLIEAGYVYLAMPPLYRLKWSNSPHEYVYSDRERDALLEAGVADGKRIPKDNGVQRYKGLGEMNAKELWETTMDPDTRTLRQVTIDDAASADEIFSVLMGEDVESRRGFIQRNAKDVRFLDI
- a CDS encoding DUF721 domain-containing protein, with amino-acid sequence MTDDVPETVATYLRLRGLEPSPRAARRRKRVAAQDDDKMPFAPGRDPKGVGDVLADLTRQSGWDSQLAREDLVLQWEQVTGAETARHAHPVALADGLLTVQCDSTAWAKNLQLMRAEIVTQLMRRFPDAGVQNVRFVGPDVPSWKWGPRAVPGRGPRDTYG
- the recF gene encoding DNA replication/repair protein RecF (All proteins in this family for which functions are known are DNA-binding proteins that assist the filamentation of RecA onto DNA for the initiation of recombination or recombinational repair.), which gives rise to MIVEQLSLVDFRNYAVADVTLASGANVFVGRNGQGKTNLAEAIGFFATLGSHRVSQDAPMVRDGADAAIVRMRLAYGERRVLLEAQVNRTGSNKARVNGAAVRTAELPRYAQVVLFAPEDLQIVRADPSARRRFADQLLIQRAPRMAGVLGDYDRVLKQRTALLKSARARGIRGDSLSTLEVWDDKLVQLGTEVIRARRALADDLAGPVADAYTAIAGADHRPRLEWLLSIDGADPDDDEADGGTDAAASASSDAPTTTDVQRRFRQALAARRSAELDRGVTLVGPHRDDLLLRVRDLPVKGYASHGESWSVALALRLASAQLLRAQSQLGDPVLILDDVFAELDANRRSRLAALVEGFEQVVVTAAVEEDVPASLRARTVRVVAGTIVDSPAAPDTRLAVAVDDATSTADVRTDQAQTTKEGSGS
- the dnaN gene encoding DNA polymerase III subunit beta; protein product: MKFHVNRDVFSEAVSFVVKLLPQRNPQPILAGVLIEASDDGLSLAAFDYEASARTTIEATVDAPGTILVHGRLLSEIASRLPNAPIQIEVGEDDGIVLTCGSARFTLASMPVQEYPAIPEVSGESGLVPAEEFATAISQVAFAASRDDVTPVLTGVQLEVAGTQLSLVATDRYRVALRDVKFDGGTVASDESTTALVPARTLTEVGKTFAHTGDIQISFSGSGDREIIAFTSGNKTVTSLLIKGNFPPVRRLFPEQTDHYAVVGTADLTEAVRRVALVLDRSAPLRFTFTQDGVSMDASGTEQARATEAVDATLTGDDVTLGLNPQYLLEALSAVKSEFARITFTSSDNANKLSPVLITPQTSGTPESFKYLLQPNLLLR
- the dnaA gene encoding chromosomal replication initiator protein DnaA, yielding MSPHDVPDVPVWNAVLQHLDGDERVTPQMQGFLSLAVAQGVMGGTLYLDVPNDLTAAQLNKRLRAPIMEALAHVDAEPSASTFRVVVNPELVDAHFTAPIPIQPGPVAAGSPLPPATVPRPVVDDGDAGAGPSRSDTRLNPKYSFDNFVIGQSNRFAHAAAVAVAEAPAKAYNPLFIYGDSGLGKTHLLHAIGDYALSLYSGIRVRYVSSEEFTNDFINSIANNRGSAFQARYRDVDILMIDDIQFLQGKAETQEAFFHTFNTLHDHDKQVVITSDVPPRHLTGFEDRMRSRFEWGLITDVQAPDLETRIAILRKKAQSERLMVPDEVLEYIATKVSSNIRELEGALIRVSAFASLNRSTLDISLAQTVLRDIVDTDDANVIMPTDIIAATAQYFRLSVDDLYGSSRSQSVATARQIAMYLCRERTNLSLPKIGQLFGNRDHTTVMYACKKIAQLMKERRSIYNQVSEITTQLGRVSR